Below is a window of Deinococcota bacterium DNA.
CGAGGGCGGGCTGGCGCTGGTCAACGAGGAGCCGGCGACGACCACGTGGTACGCGATCCGCCTGGGGCCTGGAAGCTTCGGCATCTTCGATACCTTCCCGGACGACGCGGGCCGACAGGCGCACCTCTCGGGCCGCGTCGCTGCGGCGCTGATGGAGAATGCCGGCGAGCTTTTCGAGCAGCCCTCGATCGAGCAGGTCGACATCCTCGCCGCCAAGCTTCCTGAGCGCGTTTAAGCAGCCCTAGGAGCCCAGGCCCATACAGGCGCAGGGCGTGGCTGCATTCTCCGGATACCGCGCGGGGATGACATCATGGAGACTATAGCGTTGTTCAAGTCTCCCCCACCCCCTCAAGAGGCCGGCATCTACCGCGCGCTTACGCGCCTGCCGCGCTTGCCGCTGGCGCAGCGGAGCAACTTCTGGGCCCTTACCGCAAATAGCTACGAACCCCTCTGGCGCGGCCGCTCGCTTTACCTGCTGACCGCCGGAAGCTACAGCACCGCGCGCGAGTTGGCGCTCATGCTCGAGTGGCTCCAGCCCCAACCCGGCCAGGCCGTCTTGGACGCCGCCTGCTCGACGGGGCTCTACAGCCGCACGCTGCTGGGGCGCGTCCCGGACCTCAGCGTCCACGCGCTCGACATGAGCCTGCCCATGCTCAAAGAGGCACAGAGGCGTGCGGAGGCGGCGGGCCTCTCCCCTACCCTCGTCCAGGCGGACGTGACGGAGCTGCCCTACGCGGACGCGGTCTTCGACGCGGTCGTCTGCGGCGGCTCGCTCAACGAGTTTTTGGACGTGCCCACAGCCTTGGCCGAGTTCTCGAGGGTACTCAAAGCCGGCGGCAAGCTCTTCTTGATGTACTTGAGCCGGGCCGAGACGCGCGGCGGGCGCGGCCTGCAGGGGCTCGTGAGGCTGAGCGGCCTGCGCTTTATCGACCCCAGGGCGCTCGAGCGGCAGGCCGCCGAGGCCGAACTCGGGCTCCTGCGGGCGCAGTACCGGGGCCGGGTGGCGCTGGCGCTCTTCGCAGCCGGGTAGCGCCGCAGGCGGCAAGGGCGCGGTAAACTGGGGCATGACGCCCCCACCCCCCACTCCCCCACCTTCACGCCACCATGGCTAAAACCTCAGGCCTGCTCTTCGACGCGCTTGAGCCCAAGCCCAGCGAGCTCAACGGCTGCAAGATCGTCATCATCGACGGGCACGCGCTCGCCTACCGCTCCTACTTCGCCATCCAGGGACTCAAGAACTCCAAGGGCCAGGCGACCAATGCCGTCTTCGGCTTCGTCCGGGCGCTCTTGAAGCTGCTCCGCGAGGAGCAGGAGCGCGACGCCACCATCGTCGCCTTCGACGCGCCCGCCAAGACCTTCAGGCACGAGCGGTACGAGGGCTACAAGGCGGGCCGTGCGCCCGCGCCGGACGACCTGCCGGGGCAGATCAGGATCATCAAGAGGCTGGTGACGCTCCTGGGCCTCCACCAGATCGAGAAGCCTGGGCTCGAGGCCGACGACCTCATCGGTACCATCGCCGTGGGCTGCGAAAGCTTGGGCCACAGGGTCGAGATCGTCACCAGCGACCGCGACGCCTACCAGCTCGTGTCGCAGCGCGTCACCGTGCGGGGCATCGACAAGAGCGAGCATTTCGGCCCCGACGAGGTTTACGAAAAGTACGGCGTGCGCGTGGGCCAGTGGGTGGATTACCGCGCGCTCATCGGCGACGCCAGCGACAACATCCCCGGCGCCAAGGGCATCGGCCCCAAGACCGCCGCGAAGCTCCTCCAGAGCTATGAGACGCTTGAGCATATCCTGGCGAACCTGGACACCGTCAAGCCGGAGAGCGCCGCCCAGAAGATCGCCGCCTGCCTGAGCGAGGTCAAGGTCTCGCGCGAACTCTCGCGCATCGTCACCGACGCCCAAGTGGACATCGACCCGCACCGCTGGGCGCAGCGCGAGATCCACACGGAGGCGCTCACCGAACTCCTGAGCGAGCTCGAGTTCGGCTCCATCATGCGCGAGTTGGGCCTGAGCCGCGGCACGAGCTATGAGGAGAGCTTCTGGTCGCCGGACCTGGTGCCCGAGGGCCTCGGCTACCGGCTCTCCGAGCTGAGCCCGATGAACGCCGAGCTCCTGGACCTGGCCGTGGCCTGGCAGGGCAAGGTGGCCGCCACCAGCGACGAAGGCGAGATGCACCACTACCTCTCCGGCACGAAAGAGGTCCACGCCGTCGACGCCAAGGCGCTCAGCGTCTACGCGCGCCGGCGCGGCTTAGACGTCCGCCCCGGCGACGACCCCACCCTGATGGCCTACCTGCTCGACCCCGGCGTCACCGACCCCGTCACCCTGGCGCAGCGCTACGGCGCGGGCGACTGGGGCGACAGCGCAGCCTCGCGCGCCGTCGTCACCGCCGAGCTCTTGAAGAGCCTGCCCGGGCAGTTCGACCCGCGCTTAAAGGAGCTCTACGAGACGATCGAGCGGCCCGTCGCGGGCGTCCTCGCCGAGATGGAACTGGCCGGGGTCAAGCTCGACACCGCGCTCCTCGCCGAGCTCTCTT
It encodes the following:
- a CDS encoding antibiotic biosynthesis monooxygenase codes for the protein MADVKVGLLVRLEAKPGREADVERFLEGGLALVNEEPATTTWYAIRLGPGSFGIFDTFPDDAGRQAHLSGRVAAALMENAGELFEQPSIEQVDILAAKLPERV
- the polA gene encoding DNA polymerase I, whose amino-acid sequence is MAKTSGLLFDALEPKPSELNGCKIVIIDGHALAYRSYFAIQGLKNSKGQATNAVFGFVRALLKLLREEQERDATIVAFDAPAKTFRHERYEGYKAGRAPAPDDLPGQIRIIKRLVTLLGLHQIEKPGLEADDLIGTIAVGCESLGHRVEIVTSDRDAYQLVSQRVTVRGIDKSEHFGPDEVYEKYGVRVGQWVDYRALIGDASDNIPGAKGIGPKTAAKLLQSYETLEHILANLDTVKPESAAQKIAACLSEVKVSRELSRIVTDAQVDIDPHRWAQREIHTEALTELLSELEFGSIMRELGLSRGTSYEESFWSPDLVPEGLGYRLSELSPMNAELLDLAVAWQGKVAATSDEGEMHHYLSGTKEVHAVDAKALSVYARRRGLDVRPGDDPTLMAYLLDPGVTDPVTLAQRYGAGDWGDSAASRAVVTAELLKSLPGQFDPRLKELYETIERPVAGVLAEMELAGVKLDTALLAELSSSMAERLERIEAEVREVAGKPSLNLNSRDQLADLLYDTLELVPLKKTKLTGKRSTAVSALEPLKGEHPVIAKILAYRELSKLKGTYLDPLPRLVRGDSGRLHTTFTQTVTATGRLSSINPNLQNIPVRSEVGRQIRRAFIAEAGFKLLVADYSQIELRILAHIAGEEALQESFSSAEDIHRRTAAEIHGVAPREVTSEQRRVAKIINFGVLYGMSAHRLAAELDIDFDKADLYIKTYFARYPKVQAYIDETLAFARSRGYVETLLGRRRPIPDIISKNRNQREYAERTAYNMPIQGTQADIVKLAMIRLAPKLKEVGARMLLQVHDELVIEAPEGRAAEVAALTKETMQGVYELSVPIVAEVGIGDNWLEAK
- a CDS encoding class I SAM-dependent methyltransferase is translated as METIALFKSPPPPQEAGIYRALTRLPRLPLAQRSNFWALTANSYEPLWRGRSLYLLTAGSYSTARELALMLEWLQPQPGQAVLDAACSTGLYSRTLLGRVPDLSVHALDMSLPMLKEAQRRAEAAGLSPTLVQADVTELPYADAVFDAVVCGGSLNEFLDVPTALAEFSRVLKAGGKLFLMYLSRAETRGGRGLQGLVRLSGLRFIDPRALERQAAEAELGLLRAQYRGRVALALFAAG